The sequence below is a genomic window from Cryobacterium arcticum.
CGCTCGTCGCCGAGCGGCCCTACGTGCTCGTCGTGCCCACCTATGGCGGCGGCATCGAGGGGTCTGCGGTACCCAAGCAGGTCATCCGTTTTCTGAATGACGAGCGGAACCGCTCGCTCATCCGCGGCGTCATCGGCGCCGGGAACACAAATTTCGGTGAGGCCTACTGCCTCGCCGGGGACATCATCGCGCAGAAGTGCGGTGTGCCCCATCTGTATCGCTTTGAAGTATTCGGCACACCGGACGACGTAGCCACCGTTCACGAGGGATTGGAAGAATTTTGGAAGCAACAGCCGTGAAGGTCACCCCGATCAGCCCGCCGTCAGGCCTGGACATGGACTATCACTCCCTGAACGCCATGCTCAACCTGTACGGTCCGAGCGGGGAGATCCAGTTCGACAAGGACCGCGAGGCTGCCCGGGAGTTCTTCCTGCAGCACGTGAACCAGAACACGGTGTTCTTCCACTCGCTGCGCGAGCGCCTCGACTACCTGGTGGAGAAGGAGTACTACGAGCAGGCCGTGCTCGACATGTACAGCTTCGAGTTCATCACCCGTCTGAACGACCTGGCGTACTCGAAGAAGTTCCGTTTCCAGACCTTCCTCGGCGCGTTCAAGTACTACACCTCCTACACGCTGAAGACTTTCGACGGCAAGCGTTACCTCGAGCGCTTCGAGGACCGCGTCGTGATGACCGCCCTCGGCCTGGCCCAGGGCGACGAAAACCTCGCGGTGGCCCTCGTCGAAGAGATCATCGCCGGCCGCTTCCAGCCGGCCACCCCCACCTTCCTCAACTCCGGTAAGGCCCAGCGCGGCGAGCTCGTCTCCTGCTTCCTGCTCCGCATCGAAGACAACATGGAGTCCATCTCCCGCGGCATCAACTCGTCGCTGCAGCTGTCCAAGCGCGGCGGCGGCGTGGCCCTGCTGCTCTCCAACATCCGTGAGTCCGGTGCGCCGATCAAGCAGATCGAGAACCAGTCCAGCGGAATCATCCCCGTAATGAAGCTGCTCGAAGACTCCTTCAGCTACGCCAACCAGCTCGGTGCCCGTCAGGGTGCCGGCGCGGTGTACCTGCAGGCGCACCACCCCGACATCATGCGCTTCCTCGACACCAAGCGCGAGAACGCCGACGAGAAGATCCGCATCAAGACCCTCTCGCTCGGTGTGGTCATCCCCGACATCACCTTCGAGCTGGCCAAGAACAACGAGGACATGTACCTGTTCTCCCCGTACGACGTCGAGCGCGTCTACGGTGTGCCGTTCGCCGACATCTCGGTCACCGAGAAGTACCACGAGATGGTCGACGACCCGCGCATCAAGAAGTCCAAGATGAAGGCCCGCGACTTCTTCCAGACGCTCGCCGAGATCCAGTTCGAGTCCGGCTACCCGTACATCATGTTCGAAGACACCGTGAACGAGGCGAACCCCATCAAGGGCCGCGTCAACATGTCAAACCTGTGCTCGGAGATCCTCCAGGTCAACACCCCGACCACGTA
It includes:
- the nrdI gene encoding class Ib ribonucleoside-diphosphate reductase assembly flavoprotein NrdI, which codes for MLLQADSTRESTAESAGSAAVDIIYFSSLSGNTKRFVEKLGRPAARIPLYPKDAPLVAERPYVLVVPTYGGGIEGSAVPKQVIRFLNDERNRSLIRGVIGAGNTNFGEAYCLAGDIIAQKCGVPHLYRFEVFGTPDDVATVHEGLEEFWKQQP
- the nrdE gene encoding class 1b ribonucleoside-diphosphate reductase subunit alpha, with protein sequence MDYHSLNAMLNLYGPSGEIQFDKDREAAREFFLQHVNQNTVFFHSLRERLDYLVEKEYYEQAVLDMYSFEFITRLNDLAYSKKFRFQTFLGAFKYYTSYTLKTFDGKRYLERFEDRVVMTALGLAQGDENLAVALVEEIIAGRFQPATPTFLNSGKAQRGELVSCFLLRIEDNMESISRGINSSLQLSKRGGGVALLLSNIRESGAPIKQIENQSSGIIPVMKLLEDSFSYANQLGARQGAGAVYLQAHHPDIMRFLDTKRENADEKIRIKTLSLGVVIPDITFELAKNNEDMYLFSPYDVERVYGVPFADISVTEKYHEMVDDPRIKKSKMKARDFFQTLAEIQFESGYPYIMFEDTVNEANPIKGRVNMSNLCSEILQVNTPTTYNEDLSYDTIGKDISCNLGSMNIALAMDAPDFGRVVDTAIRGLSAVSDQSHIASVRSIESGNDKSHAIGLGQMNLHGYLARERVYYGSEEGIDFTNIYFYTVLFHALRASNKIAIERGITFEGFADSTYASGTFFDKYTDQVWEPATARGAELFANSNVEIPTQADWAELKASVMEHGIYNQNLQAVPPTGSISYINNSTASIHPIASKIEIRKEGKLGRVYYPAPFMTNDNTEFYQDAYEIGYEKVIDTYAAATQHVDQGLSLTLFFKDTATTRDINRAQIYAWKKGIKTIYYIRLRQMALEGTEVEGCVSCAL